Proteins from a single region of Mumia flava:
- a CDS encoding Trm112 family protein, which yields MKIDPTLLEILVCPQCRATPAVDVDREELVCHLCRLAYPVRDDIPVMLVDEARPIGD from the coding sequence GTGAAGATCGATCCGACGCTGCTCGAGATCCTGGTCTGCCCGCAGTGCCGTGCGACGCCCGCCGTGGACGTCGACCGTGAGGAGCTGGTGTGCCACCTGTGCCGGCTCGCGTACCCGGTCCGTGACGACATCCCGGTGATGCTCGTCGACGAGGCCCGGCCGATCGGCGACTGA
- a CDS encoding metallopeptidase family protein: protein MSNRRRTTTDPLDEPRRGPRRDRRGRGFRGPVALPGPLSPDGVPGAWDRRARFDTAVIGAVARLRPRYADALDALDVAVEDVPVLPRRWPDEVPLGIVDPHPRRPRVVLFRWPLQHRAPDRAELDELVLTVLVDQLATLWQTDADEIDPRS, encoded by the coding sequence GTGTCGAACCGACGTCGCACGACGACCGACCCGCTGGACGAGCCGCGGCGAGGGCCGCGACGCGACCGGCGCGGCCGCGGGTTCCGCGGGCCCGTCGCGCTGCCCGGCCCGCTGAGCCCCGACGGCGTCCCCGGAGCCTGGGACCGGCGGGCCCGGTTCGACACCGCCGTGATCGGGGCCGTCGCCCGGCTACGGCCCCGCTACGCCGACGCACTGGACGCACTCGACGTCGCCGTCGAGGACGTCCCCGTGCTGCCCCGACGCTGGCCGGACGAGGTCCCCCTCGGCATCGTCGATCCGCACCCGCGACGACCCCGGGTCGTGCTGTTCCGCTGGCCGCTCCAGCACCGGGCACCCGACCGTGCCGAGCTCGACGAGCTTGTCCTGACGGTGCTGGTCGACCAGCTCGCGACCCTGTGGCAGACCGACGCGGACGAGATCGACCCGCGTTCCTGA
- a CDS encoding phosphomannomutase/phosphoglucomutase yields the protein MSDSIGDRLAVLVKAYDVRGAAPEVLSGEVAYALGAAFAVESGAASTPGGGVVVGRDMRVSSPALAGSISDGIRSTGADVVDIGLASTDMLYLASGLWDLPGVMVTASHNPPGDNGLKLCRAGARPVGRDTGLAAVARLASGDLEPAPEPGHLAERDALAPYVARLLELVPMPQGARRLKVVVDTANGMGGLVVPPVLSRLDVDMVGLYLDLDGTFPNHPANPLDEANLVDLRRAVVEQGADLGLAFDGDADRCFVIDERGEPVSPSAITALIASRALVGTPGATILHNVITSRTVREVILEQGGTPVRTPVGHSLIKAEMARTGAVFGGEHSGHYYFRDFYLADSGMLAALHVLAALSGSGGTLSDLAAQFDRYHASGEINRSVADAAEVTARVAAAYAEHDTDRLDGLTVNADDWWFNLRSSQTEPLLRLNVEAVDAERMRQVRDDVLALIEDKENA from the coding sequence GTGAGCGACTCGATCGGCGACCGGCTGGCCGTCCTGGTCAAGGCGTACGACGTCCGCGGAGCCGCACCCGAGGTGCTCTCCGGCGAGGTCGCCTACGCCCTGGGCGCCGCGTTCGCCGTCGAGAGCGGTGCTGCCTCCACGCCCGGCGGCGGTGTCGTGGTCGGGCGGGACATGCGTGTCTCGTCGCCCGCTCTGGCCGGGTCGATCTCCGACGGCATCCGGAGCACCGGGGCCGACGTCGTCGACATCGGCCTGGCCTCCACCGACATGCTCTACCTCGCCTCCGGGCTGTGGGACCTGCCGGGCGTCATGGTGACCGCGAGCCACAACCCGCCCGGGGACAACGGCCTGAAGCTGTGCCGCGCCGGTGCACGACCGGTCGGGCGCGACACGGGCCTCGCCGCGGTCGCCCGCCTCGCCTCCGGCGACCTCGAGCCGGCCCCCGAGCCCGGCCACCTGGCCGAGCGGGACGCGCTCGCACCGTACGTCGCGCGGCTGCTCGAGCTCGTGCCGATGCCGCAGGGGGCTCGCCGGCTCAAGGTCGTCGTCGACACCGCGAACGGGATGGGCGGGCTGGTCGTCCCGCCGGTGCTGTCGCGGCTCGACGTCGACATGGTCGGCCTCTACCTGGACCTCGACGGCACCTTCCCCAACCACCCCGCGAACCCGCTCGACGAAGCGAACCTCGTCGACCTCCGGCGGGCCGTCGTCGAGCAGGGGGCGGACCTCGGCCTCGCGTTCGACGGTGACGCCGACCGCTGCTTCGTGATCGACGAGCGCGGCGAGCCGGTCTCGCCCTCGGCGATCACCGCGCTGATCGCGAGCCGCGCCCTGGTCGGGACGCCGGGGGCCACGATCCTGCACAACGTGATCACGTCCCGGACGGTCCGCGAGGTGATCCTCGAGCAGGGCGGGACCCCGGTACGGACCCCCGTGGGCCACTCGCTGATCAAGGCGGAGATGGCCCGCACCGGCGCCGTGTTCGGGGGCGAGCACTCCGGCCACTACTACTTCCGCGACTTCTACCTCGCCGACTCCGGCATGCTCGCCGCGCTGCACGTGCTGGCGGCGCTGTCCGGCTCCGGCGGGACCCTCTCCGACCTGGCGGCGCAGTTCGACCGGTACCACGCCTCGGGGGAGATCAACCGCTCCGTCGCCGATGCCGCGGAGGTGACCGCCCGGGTGGCCGCGGCCTACGCTGAGCACGACACCGACCGGCTCGACGGGCTGACGGTGAACGCCGACGACTGGTGGTTCAACCTGCGCAGCTCGCAGACCGAGCCGCTGCTGCGGCTCAACGTCGAGGCCGTCGACGCCGAGCGGATGCGGCAGGTGCGCGACGACGTGCTCGCGCTCATCGAGGACAAGGAGAACGCGTGA
- the ahcY gene encoding adenosylhomocysteinase, whose translation MDFSVADLSLAGAGREQISLAEHEMPGLMAMRERYGATKPLAGARIAGSLHMTVQTAVLIETLVDLGADVRWASCNIFSTQDEAAAAVVVGRGGTVDAPAGVPVFAWKGETLAEYWDCAEQILVWPGGEDPNMILDDGGDATLLLHLGVEYEKAGAVPSPDSTDNAELKELLRVLGRSFEADQQRWTRIAGAIKGVTEETTTGVLRLYERFREGSLQFPAINVNDAVTKSKFDNKYGCRHSLIDGINRATDVLIGGKVAVICGYGDVGKGCADSLRGQGARVIVTEIDPICALQAAMDGYQVARLDSVIESADIIVTATGNKDVITAEQIGRMKHQAILGNIGHFDNEIDMAGLAATPGVTRTNVKPQVDRWTLPNGHDVIVLSEGRLLNLGNATGHPSFVMSNSFTNQVLAQIELFTRTADYPVGVYTLPKHLDEEVARLHLDALGVELTELTAAQADYLGVAVEGPYKSDHYRY comes from the coding sequence ATGGACTTTTCGGTAGCCGACCTCAGCCTGGCCGGAGCGGGCCGGGAGCAGATCTCCCTCGCCGAGCACGAGATGCCGGGCCTGATGGCGATGCGTGAGCGCTACGGCGCCACCAAGCCGCTCGCCGGCGCACGGATCGCCGGATCGCTGCACATGACCGTTCAGACCGCGGTCCTGATCGAGACGCTGGTCGATCTGGGCGCCGACGTGCGCTGGGCGAGCTGCAACATCTTCTCCACCCAGGACGAGGCCGCCGCCGCGGTGGTCGTCGGTCGCGGCGGCACCGTCGACGCGCCTGCCGGCGTCCCGGTGTTCGCGTGGAAGGGCGAGACCCTCGCCGAGTACTGGGACTGCGCGGAGCAGATCCTGGTCTGGCCGGGTGGCGAGGACCCGAACATGATCCTCGACGACGGCGGCGACGCCACCCTGCTCCTCCACCTGGGCGTCGAGTACGAGAAGGCCGGCGCGGTGCCGTCGCCCGACTCGACCGACAACGCCGAGCTCAAGGAGCTGCTGCGCGTCCTGGGCCGGTCGTTCGAAGCCGACCAGCAGCGCTGGACCCGGATCGCCGGCGCGATCAAGGGCGTGACGGAGGAGACCACCACCGGTGTGCTCCGGCTCTACGAGCGGTTCCGCGAGGGGTCGCTGCAGTTCCCCGCGATCAACGTCAACGACGCGGTCACGAAGTCGAAGTTCGACAACAAGTACGGCTGCCGCCACTCCCTGATCGACGGCATCAACCGCGCGACCGACGTGCTGATCGGCGGCAAGGTCGCGGTGATCTGCGGGTACGGCGACGTGGGCAAGGGCTGCGCGGACTCGCTGCGCGGCCAGGGAGCTCGGGTGATCGTCACCGAGATCGACCCGATCTGCGCGCTCCAGGCCGCGATGGACGGCTACCAGGTGGCCCGGCTGGACTCGGTGATCGAGTCGGCCGACATCATCGTCACCGCCACCGGCAACAAGGACGTGATCACCGCCGAGCAGATCGGTCGGATGAAGCACCAGGCGATCCTCGGCAACATCGGTCACTTCGACAACGAGATCGACATGGCCGGGCTGGCCGCGACCCCGGGCGTCACCCGCACGAACGTGAAGCCGCAGGTGGACCGCTGGACGCTGCCGAACGGCCACGACGTGATCGTGCTCAGCGAGGGACGTCTCCTGAACCTCGGCAACGCGACCGGCCACCCGTCCTTCGTGATGTCGAACTCGTTCACCAACCAGGTGCTGGCGCAGATCGAGCTGTTCACCCGGACGGCGGACTACCCGGTCGGCGTCTACACCCTGCCGAAGCACCTCGACGAGGAGGTCGCGCGGCTGCACCTCGACGCCCTCGGTGTCGAGCTGACCGAGCTGACCGCCGCGCAGGCCGACTACCTCGGCGTCGCGGTCGAGGGCCCGTACAAGTCGGACCACTACCGGTACTGA
- a CDS encoding DUF5719 family protein, with the protein MSRTGPDAPRPSRSSRGGGRRIKEQVVATTSAASALAARSGRLAIAAIAVAVGLVGVAALHDPAQPDDVEAPTPQTVTRLAYACPAFAERGGADPSAVMVGRLPGSGADGERSAVRLPGDGRAPALTGAVAGGWSIAAPKADTEAVRIVADGAVAPGTAAYAAVEASDDLGGGLAVTGCGRAGTEHWFAAAGTTAEHRTALQLTTTTAQQAVVDVTVYGPSGPIEAPGGAGIVVEPDAPRTVRLDRLAAGVDELAVRVDVRRGAVSVAAADVRADGLLPAGSEWLPEAAAPARDQVLTGAVKADGERTLVIANPTDRRAVVEPSVQTADATFTPTGLESIEVGPESIATVKLPGDVGEDAFTLRLSSDVAVTAALRTVVDDDATYTAAGEPWKGQAIVPMDLGDAPAPTRLLLGTDAEDPTTVRLEAYDDTGEQVGSTQVELQPGRTGDVALNEKTLGTDPSDASYLTLTAKDPVRGTVAFTDGGLASYPMVAAPVAEPAPAVRPAP; encoded by the coding sequence ATGAGCAGGACCGGACCGGACGCGCCACGCCCCTCGCGCTCCAGCCGTGGCGGTGGTCGCCGGATCAAGGAGCAGGTCGTGGCCACCACCTCGGCCGCCTCGGCGCTCGCCGCCCGCTCGGGTCGGCTCGCGATCGCCGCGATCGCGGTGGCCGTCGGGCTCGTGGGGGTGGCCGCACTGCACGACCCGGCGCAGCCGGACGACGTCGAGGCGCCGACCCCCCAGACCGTGACCCGCCTCGCGTACGCCTGCCCGGCCTTCGCCGAGCGCGGTGGCGCCGACCCGTCGGCCGTGATGGTGGGCCGTCTCCCCGGTTCCGGGGCCGACGGCGAGCGCAGCGCCGTGCGGCTGCCCGGCGACGGGCGGGCGCCGGCCCTGACCGGGGCCGTCGCAGGTGGCTGGTCGATCGCCGCTCCGAAGGCGGACACCGAGGCCGTGCGGATCGTCGCCGACGGTGCCGTGGCGCCGGGCACGGCGGCGTACGCTGCCGTCGAGGCCTCGGACGACCTCGGAGGCGGCCTGGCCGTGACCGGCTGCGGTCGGGCCGGGACCGAGCACTGGTTCGCTGCCGCGGGGACCACCGCCGAGCACCGCACCGCGCTGCAGCTGACGACCACCACCGCGCAGCAGGCGGTCGTGGACGTCACGGTCTACGGCCCCTCGGGCCCGATCGAGGCCCCGGGCGGCGCGGGGATCGTGGTCGAGCCGGACGCACCGCGCACGGTGCGTCTCGACCGCCTCGCAGCCGGCGTGGACGAGCTCGCCGTGCGCGTCGACGTACGGCGCGGAGCGGTCTCCGTGGCCGCGGCGGACGTGCGGGCCGACGGCCTGCTGCCCGCCGGGAGCGAGTGGCTCCCCGAGGCCGCGGCGCCGGCGCGCGACCAGGTGCTGACCGGCGCGGTGAAGGCCGACGGCGAGCGGACGCTGGTGATCGCGAACCCGACCGACCGGCGAGCGGTCGTCGAGCCGAGCGTGCAGACCGCCGACGCGACCTTCACCCCGACCGGTCTGGAGTCGATCGAGGTCGGGCCGGAGTCCATCGCCACCGTGAAGCTTCCGGGCGACGTGGGCGAGGACGCCTTCACCCTGCGGCTGTCCTCCGACGTCGCCGTCACCGCTGCGCTGCGGACCGTCGTCGACGACGACGCGACCTACACGGCGGCGGGGGAGCCGTGGAAGGGGCAGGCGATCGTGCCGATGGACCTCGGTGACGCGCCGGCGCCGACGCGGCTGCTGCTCGGGACCGACGCCGAGGATCCGACGACCGTGCGGCTCGAGGCCTACGACGACACGGGCGAGCAGGTCGGGAGCACCCAGGTCGAGCTGCAGCCGGGTCGCACCGGCGATGTCGCCCTGAACGAGAAGACCCTCGGGACCGACCCGTCCGACGCGTCCTACCTCACCCTCACCGCGAAGGACCCCGTCCGCGGCACCGTCGCCTTCACCGACGGCGGGCTGGCGTCGTACCCGATGGTCGCGGCCCCGGTCGCCGAGCCGGCACCGGCGGTCCGACCCGCCCCCTGA
- a CDS encoding DUF3499 domain-containing protein — MSPQRRCTRPACLRPAVATLTYVYADRTAVLGPLAVHAEPHSYDLCEHHSERLSAPRGWEVLRLALDPVAASTPSHDDLEALADVVREAARTAPPTISGADGPRRGHLRILDPQE; from the coding sequence GTGAGCCCCCAGCGTCGTTGCACCCGGCCGGCCTGCCTGCGTCCGGCCGTCGCGACCCTGACGTACGTCTACGCCGACCGCACCGCGGTGCTGGGTCCGCTCGCCGTCCACGCCGAGCCGCACAGCTACGACCTGTGCGAGCACCACAGCGAGCGCCTGTCCGCGCCGCGCGGCTGGGAGGTGCTGCGCCTCGCACTCGACCCCGTCGCCGCGTCGACGCCGTCCCACGACGACCTCGAGGCGCTGGCCGACGTGGTTCGCGAGGCCGCGCGCACCGCACCCCCAACGATCTCGGGTGCGGACGGTCCTCGCCGCGGGCACCTGCGGATCCTCGACCCCCAGGAGTGA
- a CDS encoding SIS domain-containing protein, whose product MFDDALLDEEAALARADATLRELAEAGARVRVDARSATEHQGAAPQDLSPRAVVAVGAEARLLRAVLEPVSPVPFVAWDRPSLPAWASSLDLVVVTSSGDAASRAAVAEAQRRGCMLLVAAAPHSALAEDAAGRWTTLLPVVTADPLAACVAVLQALHAAGLAPSTDAEGVAGCLDAVAIACSPFRDLGSNRAKQVADAVGDAQPLLWGGSVLAARAARRWAEGLRRVAGLPTFAGPATDLVPLLESAGPRDVFADPVDGEASARPRLVVLDDGSDDPRVRAERGGLAGAAERHDVGVDTVAAHDGDALGRYAALVATGGFVAAYVAVGLGL is encoded by the coding sequence GTGTTCGACGACGCGCTGCTCGACGAGGAGGCGGCGCTCGCACGCGCCGACGCGACGCTCCGTGAGCTCGCGGAGGCCGGCGCCCGCGTCCGCGTCGACGCTCGCAGCGCGACCGAGCACCAGGGGGCGGCGCCGCAGGACCTGTCCCCGCGGGCGGTGGTCGCGGTCGGCGCCGAGGCACGGTTGCTGCGGGCGGTGCTGGAGCCCGTGAGCCCGGTCCCGTTCGTCGCGTGGGACCGCCCGTCCCTGCCGGCCTGGGCGAGCAGCCTGGACCTGGTGGTCGTGACGTCCTCGGGCGACGCGGCCTCGCGCGCGGCGGTCGCCGAGGCGCAGCGCCGTGGCTGCATGCTGCTGGTCGCGGCGGCTCCGCACTCGGCGCTGGCCGAGGACGCGGCCGGGCGCTGGACGACCTTGCTCCCGGTCGTCACCGCCGACCCGTTGGCCGCGTGCGTGGCGGTGCTGCAGGCCCTGCACGCGGCCGGGCTCGCTCCGAGCACCGACGCCGAGGGCGTCGCCGGGTGCCTCGACGCCGTGGCGATCGCGTGCTCGCCGTTCCGCGATCTCGGGAGCAACCGGGCGAAGCAGGTCGCCGACGCCGTCGGCGACGCGCAGCCGTTGCTGTGGGGCGGCTCCGTGCTGGCGGCCCGCGCCGCGCGCAGATGGGCCGAAGGTCTGCGCAGGGTGGCGGGGCTGCCCACGTTCGCAGGCCCGGCGACCGACCTCGTCCCGCTGCTGGAGTCCGCAGGTCCGCGCGACGTCTTCGCCGATCCGGTCGACGGCGAGGCCTCGGCCCGACCCCGGCTGGTGGTGCTCGACGACGGCAGCGACGACCCGCGCGTCCGCGCCGAGCGCGGCGGTCTGGCCGGCGCCGCCGAGCGGCACGACGTCGGGGTGGACACCGTGGCCGCCCACGACGGCGACGCGCTCGGGCGGTACGCGGCGCTGGTCGCGACCGGTGGCTTCGTCGCGGCGTACGTCGCGGTCGGCCTCGGGCTCTGA
- the mtrA gene encoding MtrAB system response regulator MtrA, with amino-acid sequence MNEDSAGAVDPAGAAGPGGGKVLVVDDDEALAEMLTIVLRAEGFEPHVVMTGTEAMDAFHAFEPDVVLLDVMLPGIDGIEVARLLRAESGVPIVMLTAKGDTTDVVHGLESGADDYVVKPFKPKELIARIRARTRAYQQADPETLAIGDLTIDVPGHEVTRDGAPLSLTPLEFDLLVCLARSPRQVFTREVLLERVWGYRHAADTRLVNVHVQRLRSKVEPDPDNPTVIVTVRGVGYKAGGA; translated from the coding sequence ATGAACGAGGACAGCGCCGGCGCTGTCGACCCGGCGGGTGCGGCCGGTCCCGGCGGGGGCAAGGTCCTCGTCGTCGACGACGACGAGGCGCTCGCGGAGATGCTCACGATCGTGCTGCGCGCGGAGGGCTTCGAGCCGCACGTCGTGATGACGGGCACGGAGGCGATGGACGCGTTCCACGCCTTCGAGCCCGACGTCGTCCTGCTCGACGTGATGCTGCCCGGGATCGACGGGATCGAGGTCGCCCGGCTCCTGAGGGCCGAGTCCGGGGTCCCGATCGTCATGCTGACCGCGAAGGGCGACACGACCGACGTGGTGCACGGGCTCGAGTCCGGGGCCGACGACTACGTCGTCAAGCCGTTCAAGCCGAAGGAGCTGATCGCGCGGATCCGTGCCCGCACCCGTGCGTACCAGCAGGCCGATCCGGAGACCCTGGCGATCGGCGACCTGACGATCGACGTGCCCGGGCACGAGGTCACGCGCGACGGCGCTCCGCTGTCGCTGACCCCGCTCGAGTTCGACCTGCTCGTGTGCCTGGCTCGCAGTCCGCGCCAGGTCTTCACCCGCGAGGTGCTGCTCGAGCGGGTGTGGGGCTACCGCCACGCCGCCGACACGCGGCTGGTCAACGTCCACGTCCAGCGACTGCGCTCCAAGGT
- a CDS encoding glycosyltransferase, with the protein MIEGVDEGLVPSRSWIADPPTVTAVIVCRNGSRWLPTVLDSLARLSHLPSAVVAVDVASTDNTREILARYLHPASIRTAPADVGFGDAVRIALDGAPASEWVWLLHDDAAPGEDALAHLLDQVTQSDDIGAAGPKLREWPSLKRLLEVGVTITGTGSRETGLERGEPDQGQHDRPHDVLAVNTAGMLVRRRVLDDLDGFDPNLPLFFDDVDFGWRAARRGYRVRAVPASVFFHVEAASTGLRPGSRAPRPRREQRRAATYTLLANAGRAGFAWQSVRLLLGTVLRSLALLVAKAPREAADEMLGVLGVYRRPFAMIAARRRRAAASRVDQSDVRARLLPSPLLPYRHGLDTVGDLVSTLVGPTPESTGRRAAVEARPIGEVDDELPVSGSLLSRHPWLGATVVLALAALVSARSLIGSGFLSGGALLPAPDTASAWWTFFFASSHDVSIGSDVAAPGYVVPLAAVGTVLGGNADLAVSLVLLAGVLIAALTAHRLSRRLFASPWVQLWWGATYGLLVAASGALAQGRIGTVVALAAAPAMVNSAAALMTRPRVADGVRLGLWLTLATAFAPVTYLLAGIPLLVAAAVRLRRQGWPSVLTALVLPWLVLGSWMWSRAVDPGAWWWEAGRADAGVGSLDVAAWQLGLGHAAGPGTAPALLGIGVALAGTAALMRPATRPRVLVAWAVGLWALAWAVVAAGTTFTDGISTGPVWVGVPATLWLAALAAAAGLAADGLAERMRAGGDLAVALRPVVALLVALAVATPVVALGWWVVRGSDDPLDRGSAEQVPAYLAARAEQGSSTLVIEGTAEGGVSAQVVSGDGMRLGDEAVLAGPEAYAPLDDDVRALLSTPTTRVLSGLADYGIGAVYLPSPADDTLVDTLDAAPGLEASGGPEGARVWVFDAEPDDPYDPPTSQRRGWVASVQVAILLIALVVAAPGRNRTRGGPR; encoded by the coding sequence ATGATCGAAGGCGTCGACGAGGGGCTGGTGCCCTCCCGGAGCTGGATCGCCGACCCGCCGACCGTGACCGCGGTGATCGTCTGCCGCAACGGTTCGCGCTGGCTGCCGACCGTGCTCGACTCGCTCGCACGGCTGAGCCATCTGCCCAGCGCGGTGGTCGCCGTCGATGTCGCGTCGACCGACAACACCCGCGAGATCCTCGCGCGCTACCTCCACCCCGCCTCGATCCGGACCGCCCCGGCCGATGTGGGCTTCGGCGACGCCGTCCGGATCGCGCTCGACGGCGCCCCGGCGAGCGAGTGGGTCTGGCTGCTCCACGACGACGCCGCGCCCGGGGAGGACGCGCTCGCGCACCTCCTCGACCAGGTCACCCAGTCCGACGACATCGGCGCCGCGGGACCGAAGCTGCGTGAGTGGCCGTCGCTGAAGCGCCTCCTCGAGGTCGGCGTCACGATCACCGGCACCGGGTCGCGGGAGACCGGGCTGGAGCGCGGCGAGCCCGACCAGGGTCAGCACGACCGCCCCCACGACGTGCTCGCCGTCAACACCGCCGGGATGCTCGTCCGCCGACGGGTGCTCGACGACCTCGACGGGTTCGACCCGAACCTCCCGCTGTTCTTCGACGACGTCGACTTCGGCTGGCGGGCGGCACGCCGGGGGTACCGCGTCCGCGCCGTCCCGGCGTCGGTGTTCTTCCACGTCGAGGCCGCGAGCACGGGGCTGCGGCCCGGCAGCCGCGCGCCGCGGCCGCGCCGCGAGCAGCGTCGCGCGGCGACGTACACCCTGCTCGCGAACGCCGGCCGCGCCGGCTTCGCCTGGCAGTCGGTCCGGCTGCTGCTGGGGACGGTGCTCCGCTCGCTCGCACTCCTGGTCGCCAAGGCGCCGCGCGAGGCCGCCGACGAGATGCTCGGCGTGCTGGGGGTCTACCGCAGACCCTTCGCGATGATCGCCGCGCGTCGTCGCCGCGCGGCGGCGTCCCGGGTCGACCAGAGCGACGTCCGGGCGCGGCTCCTTCCCTCGCCCCTGCTTCCGTACCGGCACGGCCTGGACACGGTGGGCGACCTGGTCTCGACCCTCGTCGGGCCCACGCCGGAGTCCACCGGGCGGAGGGCGGCGGTCGAGGCCCGCCCGATCGGCGAGGTCGACGACGAGCTGCCGGTCAGCGGCTCCCTGCTGTCGCGCCACCCGTGGCTCGGCGCGACCGTCGTCCTGGCTCTGGCCGCCCTGGTCTCGGCGCGGTCCCTGATCGGGTCCGGCTTCCTGTCCGGCGGCGCCCTGCTGCCCGCGCCGGACACGGCGAGCGCGTGGTGGACCTTCTTCTTCGCCTCCTCCCACGACGTCTCCATCGGCAGCGACGTCGCCGCGCCCGGCTACGTCGTGCCGCTCGCCGCCGTGGGCACGGTGCTCGGCGGCAACGCCGACCTCGCGGTCTCGCTCGTGCTGCTCGCGGGCGTGCTGATCGCCGCACTCACCGCCCACCGGCTGTCGCGCCGCCTGTTCGCCTCGCCGTGGGTCCAGCTCTGGTGGGGTGCGACGTACGGCCTGCTGGTCGCCGCCTCCGGAGCCCTGGCGCAGGGCCGCATCGGCACCGTGGTCGCCCTCGCGGCCGCGCCGGCGATGGTGAACTCCGCGGCCGCGCTGATGACCCGTCCACGCGTCGCCGACGGGGTCAGGCTCGGCCTGTGGCTCACGCTGGCGACCGCCTTCGCACCGGTCACCTACCTCCTGGCGGGCATCCCGCTGCTGGTCGCAGCGGCCGTCCGGCTCCGCCGGCAGGGCTGGCCGAGCGTGCTCACGGCGCTGGTCCTGCCCTGGCTCGTGCTCGGCTCCTGGATGTGGTCGCGCGCCGTCGACCCCGGCGCCTGGTGGTGGGAGGCCGGGAGGGCCGACGCCGGCGTCGGCAGCCTCGACGTGGCCGCATGGCAGCTCGGCCTGGGGCACGCCGCAGGCCCGGGCACGGCGCCCGCTCTGCTCGGGATCGGCGTCGCGCTGGCCGGCACCGCCGCCCTGATGCGTCCGGCGACGCGACCGCGCGTGCTGGTCGCCTGGGCCGTGGGGCTGTGGGCGCTGGCGTGGGCCGTCGTCGCCGCCGGCACGACCTTCACCGACGGCATCTCGACCGGCCCGGTGTGGGTCGGGGTGCCGGCGACCCTGTGGCTCGCGGCACTCGCTGCCGCCGCAGGCCTGGCGGCCGACGGGCTCGCCGAGCGGATGCGGGCCGGCGGCGACCTCGCCGTCGCCCTTCGCCCCGTGGTCGCGCTGCTGGTCGCGCTGGCGGTCGCCACCCCGGTCGTCGCCCTCGGCTGGTGGGTCGTGCGCGGCTCCGACGACCCGCTCGACCGCGGCTCGGCCGAGCAGGTCCCGGCCTACCTCGCAGCCCGCGCGGAGCAGGGCTCGTCGACGCTCGTGATCGAGGGCACCGCCGAGGGCGGTGTCTCCGCGCAGGTCGTCAGCGGCGACGGCATGCGCCTCGGTGACGAAGCGGTGCTCGCCGGCCCCGAGGCGTACGCCCCGCTCGACGACGACGTCCGGGCTCTCCTGTCCACCCCGACGACGCGGGTGCTGAGCGGACTCGCCGACTACGGCATCGGTGCGGTGTACCTGCCGTCCCCCGCCGACGACACGCTGGTCGACACCCTCGACGCCGCGCCGGGCCTCGAGGCGTCCGGCGGGCCGGAGGGGGCTCGCGTGTGGGTGTTCGACGCCGAGCCCGACGACCCGTACGACCCCCCGACCTCGCAGCGCCGAGGCTGGGTGGCGTCGGTGCAGGTCGCGATCCTGCTCATCGCGCTCGTCGTCGCCGCACCGGGCCGCAACCGCACGAGAGGAGGGCCGCGATGA